In Tessaracoccus sp. MC1865, the DNA window TGCTGGAGCGCTACTCGCTGAGCGTGACGCCGTCGACGCTCTTCACCGGCATCGGCTACACCGACGCCAACACCCGCATGCCCGTCGCCATCATCATGGCGGCGATCGCAGTCATCACGGCGCTGGCCAGCTTCTTCAACGCGTGGCGGGTGCGTTGGAGCGTGCCCGGCGCCTCCATCGCCCTGCTGATCGTCTCGGGGCTCCTGCTGTCCATGGCCTACCCGTGGATGATCCAGACCTTCGAGGTGGATCCCAGCCCGCAGGACAAGGAACGTCCCTACATCGCCAACAACATCAAGGCGACGCGCTACGCCTTCGGCATCGAGGACGTCGAGATCGAGGATTACGAGGCGACCACCAGCGCCAGCGCCGGCCAGTTGCGTCAGGATGCCGCGGCGCTGCCGGCCATCCGCCTGATCGACCCCACGGTGGTACCGCCCACGTTCGAGCAGTTGCAGCAGGTGCGTGGCTACTACGCCTTCCCGCGCACGCTCGACGTTGACCGCTACGTGATCGATGGCAAGCCCACGGATTCCGTCGTGGCGGTCCGCGAACTGAACCTCGAATCCATCGAGGGCGGCGACACGTGGAACAACCGTCGCACGGTCTACACCCACGGCTACGGCATGGTGGCTGCCTATGGCAACCAGCGCGAAGCCAACGGCGAGCCGGTGTTCTTCTCCGGCGGCATCCCGACGATGGGCAAGCTCGACGCCCATGAACCGCGCATCTACTTCGGTGAGCGCACGGACTACTACGTCGTCGTGGGAGCCCCTGAGGGCAGCGACCCCGTGGAGCTGGACACCCCCTCCGGTGGTGAGGGCCGCTCGGAGTCGTTGTACACCTACACCGGCTCCGGTGGCGTGCCCATCGGCAACTGGTTCACCAAGGCCGCGTTCGCGATCCGCTTCGGCGACATCAACCTGATGCTGTCGGACCGGGTCAACGAACAGTCCCGGGTGTTGCACGACCGCATCCCGGTGCAGCGCGTGCACGAGGCGGCCCCCTGGCTGACCATCGACTCGGACCCGTTCCCCAGCATGGTCGACGGCCGCATGGTCTGGATCATCGACGGCTACACCACCACCGATTCCTACCCCAACGCGACCCGGCTGGACTGGACCCAGGCCATCTCCGACTCGCACACGTCGGCGGACCGCCTGCTGCTCGGGCAGCAGGTCAACTACGCCCGCAACTCCGTCAAGGCCGTCGTGGACGCCTACGACGGCTCCGTGACGCTCTACGAATGGGACGAGGAGGACCCGCTGCTGCAGACCTGGTCCAAGGCCTTCCCCGGCGCCATCACGCCGAAGGACGAGATCTCACCGGAGTTGCTGGCTCACCTGCGTTACCCGCAGGACCTCTTCAAGGCGCAGCGGGAGATCCTGGGTCGCTACCACACCACCAACCCGGGTACCTGGTACCAGCAGTCCGACGTCTGGCAAGTGCCCAACGACCCTGTCCGCGGCTCGGAGTCGCGGCAGAAGCAGCCACCCTACTTCCTGACGATCCGCTGGCCCGGCGACGACGAGCCGGTCTACTCGAACACCACGGTGTTCGTGCCGAAGGACAGGGAGAACCTGTCGGTGTACCTGGCGGTCAACTCGGATGCCACCTCCGATGACTTTGGCCGGATGCGGGTGCTCAAGCTCTCGGATGCAGAGCAGATCGCCGGTCCGGGGCAGACGTTCAACTTCATCTCGACCAACCCGGTGGTGGCGGAGCGTCTTCTCCCGTTCAACCGGCAGGGGGCCTCGGCCACCGCCATTCATGGCAACCTGCTGACGCTGCCGTTGGGCGGCGGACTGCTCTACGTGCAGCCCATCTACACCCAGGCCGTCACGTCAGGTTCCTACCCGGCGCTGCGCTTCATCGTCGTGCGCTTCGGCGAACACATCGGCATCGGCGACACCCTGCAGGCCGCGCTGGACCAGGTGTTCCAGGGCGACGCCGGCGCTGAAACGGGCGAGGGTGGCGCGGAGGGCGTGCCGCCCGTCGTCGAGCCCGGAGGCGAGGTCGAGGGAGAAGAGCCGACGCCGGCGCCGAGCGTCACGCCCGCCACGGGTGCCGAGGCGCGGGCGAGGCAGTTGCTGACTGAGGCGCAGGCGCTCTACGAGGGCGCCGACGTCGCACTGAAGGAAGGCAACCTGGGCGAATTCCAGGCCAAGACCAAGAGCGCCGAGGAGAAGGTCGCCGAGGCGATCAAGGCGCTCGACGGGGGCTAAACCACCTGCGGCCGCAGGCCGAGTTGTTCCAGAGCGGGGACCAACTCGGCCGCGGCGCCGGTGACGGCGATCGTCAGGTGCGTGGGGTCGACGACCTCGCGGAACGCGGCCGTCGCGCCCTCGGCCGTCACGAGCTTGAGCGCCGCGAAGTGCTCATTGAGGTAGTCCGGCCAGATGCCTGAGCCTGCCAACGCGGAGCCCTGGGCGACGATGTCCGCAGAGGTTTCATTGGCCAGCGGCGCGATCCCGACCAGGAAGTCCCGGGCATCGTCCGTCTCCGCGGCCGACAGGGGCTCAGCCAGCGCCAGGCCGTCGAGCATCCTGGCCACGGCGTCGCCCGCGACCTCGGTGCGCACGCTCCCGCCGACGCTGAACTGTCCCTCGTCGACGCCGGGGGAGAAGCCTCCCCTGATCCCGTAGGTGTAGCCGAGCCGCTCGCGCAGTTCGAGGTTGAGGCGGCTGGCGAACGCTCCTGCCACGGCATGGCCGGCCACCCTGAGGGAGGGCCACCGGGGGTCGTTGCGCGTCACGGTGCGGGAGGCCAGTGTGACGGTGGCC includes these proteins:
- a CDS encoding UPF0182 family protein yields the protein MSTETLTDAHAEPRRGPLLWTVLIVGGLIFLTVIAARVGTDYLWFRSIDFQTVFTTQLAARIGLLLVFGLFLFAVVFFSQLIAYKLRPKVRRANLDSEFLVQLRDALDRRSKALMAVPAGVLGILGGLTAAGVTPTFLAWWHRTPFGKDDPYFGMDASFFVFTLPWLQFITGFVLFSLIVGGIAAASVHFMTGALNTAAFRGRGNSPAMVGAQRHLSIMLGLVLLVIAVNTLLERYSLSVTPSTLFTGIGYTDANTRMPVAIIMAAIAVITALASFFNAWRVRWSVPGASIALLIVSGLLLSMAYPWMIQTFEVDPSPQDKERPYIANNIKATRYAFGIEDVEIEDYEATTSASAGQLRQDAAALPAIRLIDPTVVPPTFEQLQQVRGYYAFPRTLDVDRYVIDGKPTDSVVAVRELNLESIEGGDTWNNRRTVYTHGYGMVAAYGNQREANGEPVFFSGGIPTMGKLDAHEPRIYFGERTDYYVVVGAPEGSDPVELDTPSGGEGRSESLYTYTGSGGVPIGNWFTKAAFAIRFGDINLMLSDRVNEQSRVLHDRIPVQRVHEAAPWLTIDSDPFPSMVDGRMVWIIDGYTTTDSYPNATRLDWTQAISDSHTSADRLLLGQQVNYARNSVKAVVDAYDGSVTLYEWDEEDPLLQTWSKAFPGAITPKDEISPELLAHLRYPQDLFKAQREILGRYHTTNPGTWYQQSDVWQVPNDPVRGSESRQKQPPYFLTIRWPGDDEPVYSNTTVFVPKDRENLSVYLAVNSDATSDDFGRMRVLKLSDAEQIAGPGQTFNFISTNPVVAERLLPFNRQGASATAIHGNLLTLPLGGGLLYVQPIYTQAVTSGSYPALRFIVVRFGEHIGIGDTLQAALDQVFQGDAGAETGEGGAEGVPPVVEPGGEVEGEEPTPAPSVTPATGAEARARQLLTEAQALYEGADVALKEGNLGEFQAKTKSAEEKVAEAIKALDGG